ATGTAGCGGCGGGCCTCCCCGTGCAGCTCGGTCATGAGCGCCTCGCGCCGGACGGAACTCTTCTGCGTCATGCAGATATTGTACGGATCAGACAGCGCGCGGTCACGGCCCGGCCCCGGAAGGCTCAGGGCGTCTCGGCGGTCAGATAGCGCTGCACGGTGGGCCCCAGCCAGGCCACGACCTCCTCGGTGGACATCTCGACGGCCGGCGGCAGGCGCAGCACGTAGCGGGCGAGCGCCATGCCGAGAATCTGGGAGGAGGCGAGCATCGCCCGGCGCGGGGCCTCCGCCGGGTCGGGACAGACGCCCCGGGCGACCGGCCCGATCTGCTGGGCGAATATCTCCTGCATGCGCGCGGCGCCGGCCTCGTTGGTGACGCCCACCCGCAGCATCGCGGTGAGGACCTCGTCGCGCTCCCAGCTCTCCAGGAAGTGCGTGACCAGGACGGCCCCGATGTGCTGTGCGGGCAGGGCGCCCAGTTCGGGCAGGCCGATCTCGATCTCGGAGGCGGCGGCGAAGAGCCCCTCCTTGTTGCCGTAGTAGCGCATCACCATCGACGGGTCGATCCCGGCGTCGCGGGCGATGGCACGGATGGTGGCGCGCTCGTATCCGTCGGAGGCGAAGCGCTCGCGGGCGGCCTCCAGGATGGCGGCCCGGGTGGCGTCGGAGCGGCGGACGGTCGTCATACCAACAACTGTAGGCCAACGGGTGTTGACACACCATCGGGACCGCCCTACCGTTGCCAACAAGCGTTGACCAACAACTGTTGGCAAACGATCGTGGGCACCCTGGAGGAAGCCATGAGCACCACGAACACGGACGTACTCGTCGTCGGCGCGGGCCCCACCGGCCTCCTGCTCGCCGGCGACCTCGCCACCGCCGGCATCGACGTGACCCTCGTCGAGCGCCGCCCGCACGGCCTCGGCAACATGACCCGGGCCTTCGGCGTCCACGCCCGCACCCTGGAGCAGCTCGACGCCCGCGGCCTCGCGGACGAACTCCTCGCCACCGGCACCACCCTCACCACGGCACGACTCTTCGGCCGCCTCGACCTGGACCTGACCCGCCTGCCCACCCGCTTCAACCACCTGCTCGTCACCCCGCAGTACGAGGTCGAGCGCCTCCTGGAGCGCCGCGCGGTCGACGCGGGCGTCACCTTCCGGTACGGCACGGAGCTGCGCGGACTGCGCCAGGACGCCGAGGGCGTCACCGCGGAGCTCACCGACCCCGAGGGCACCCCGCTCACCCTCCGCGCCCGCTACCTGGTCGGCACGGACGGCCACCGCAGCTCCGTCCGCACCGCCCTCGGCCTGCCCTTCCCCGGCCACTCCGTGATCCGCTCCATCGTCCTCGCCGACGTGCGCCTGGCCGAGGAGCCCGCCGACGTCTTCAGCGTCAACGGCTCCGGAGACACCTTCGCCTTCCTCGCCCCCTTCGGCGACGGCTGGTACCGGGTCATGGGCTGGACCCGCACCCGCCAGGTCGCCGACAGCGAGCCCGTCGACCTCGACGAGATCCGCGAGATCGCCCGCAAGGCCCTCGGCACCGACTACGGCATGCACGACCCCCGCTGGATCTCCCGCTTCCACAGCGACGAGCGCCAGGCTCCCGCCTACCGCGTCGGCCGGGCCTTCCTCGCCGGGGACGCCGCCCACGTCCACTCCCCCGCCGGCGGCCAGGGCATGAACACCGGCCTCCAGGACGCCGCCAACCTCTCCTGGAAGCTCACCGCCGCACTCCGCGGCACGGCGCCCGACCCCGAGGCCCTCCTCGACAGCTACCAGTCCGAGCGCCACCCCGTCGGCGCCATGGTGCTCCGCAGCAGCGGCGCGATCGTCCGCCTCGCGATGGCCCACACCCCCCTCACCCGCGCCACCCGCTCCCTCGCCGCCCACCTCGTGAACGCCATCCCGCCTGCCTCGGCCCGCGCCATGGGCATGCTCAGCGGCATCGACATCGCGTACGCCCCCGCACCGGGCACCGGCCGCCCCTCGGGCCGCCGCGCACCCGACGCCCGCCTGCGCGAAGGACGCCTCTACGAACTGCTCCGCCAGGGCGAGTTTGTCCTGATCGCCCCCGGGGGACCGGCCCCGGCGCTGCCGTCGACCGCCCCCGTCACGGCGAAGCACCTGATCCGGGCCACCTGGACGGACCCGGCGAAGAGGACGGCCGTACTGGTCCGCCCCGACGGCTACGTCCACTGGACGAGCAACTGACCGACGACCCCGGCTCAGAAGACGTACGGATCCCCGGTGGCGAGCACCAGCACACGATGCCGGTCGTTCCGCGGGTTCCGGTCGGCCACCCCGTCCCGCCAGGCCGTGGTGACCTCGACCGTCATCTCATCCGGGAAGCCCGCGGTCCGCAGGTCGAGCGCCAGCTCGCCGGCGCCCCCCGCGGCCCTGAGCCGGCCCGTCCGGCAGGAGACCACCCGGTCACTGCTCCAGAGACAGGCCGGCGGCAGCTCCTGGCCGCCCGCCATCGGCTCGGAGAAGGCGAGCCGGACCGTCGCCTGGGAGACGTCGGAGGGCCCGTGGTTCTCACTGACCAGCCAGACACCGACCCTCCCGTCCCAGAGGGAGACATGCCCGTGATGGGACAGATCCGCCTCGGTCCCGGCCACCGGCCCCACGGCACCGGCACTCCCGCCCGCACCCACCATCACGGCCGCGAGAGCGACCCCGAGCACACCCATCCGCAATCCACGCATAGGCACAAAATAACCACAACCCATCACATATTCTGACAAGCCGTCAGCCCGCGTGTCCCGTGACAGGCTTCCCCCATGCTCATCGCCCGCTCCATCGCCCTGTTCCTCCTCGCCGCCCTCTTCGAGATCGGCGGCGCCTGGCTCGTCTGGCAGGGCGTCCGGGAACACCGCGGCTGGATCTGGATCGGCGCGGGAGTCATCGCCCTCGGTATCTACGGCTTCGTCGCCACCCTCCAGCCCGACGCCGAGTTCGGCCGCGTCCTCGCCGCCTACGGCGGAGTGTTCGTCGCCGGCTCCCTCGCCTGGGGCATGGTCGCCGACGGCTACCGCCCCGACCGCTGGGACGTCGTCGGCGCCCTCATCTGCCTCGCCGGCATGGCCGTGATCATGTACGTCCCGCGAGGCCGCTGACCGCGTCCCGCCTATCCTGACCGGGCGATCGACCCGCAATCGACCACATGCGCGAGGAGCACCTCATGACTGCCGCCGGCACCCCCATCGCCGTCATCACCGGAGCGAGCAGCGGAATCGGCGCCGCCACCGCCCGGCAGCTGGCCGCCGCCGGCTACCGAGTCGTCCTCACCGCCCGCCGCAAGGACCGCATCGAGGCCCTCGCCGCCGAGATCAACGACGCCGGCCACCAGGCCACCGCCTACGCCCTCGACGTCACCGACCGCGCCGCCGTCGACGAGTTCGCCACCGCCTTCCGCACCCTCGCCGTCCTCGTCAACAACGCCGGCGGCGCCCTCGGCGCCGACCCCGTCGCCACCGGCGACCCCGAGGACTGGCGCCGGATGTACGAGGTCAACGTCCTCGGCACCCTCCACATGACCCAGGCCCTGCTCCCCGCCCTCACCGCCAGCGGCGACGGCACGGTGGTCGTCCTCTCCTCCACCGCCGGCCACTCCACCTACGAGGGCGGCGCCGGCTACGTCGCCGCCAAGAACGGCGCCCGCGTCCTCGCCGAGACCCTCCGCCTGGAGATCGTCGGCACTCCGGTCCGCGTCATCGAGATCGCCCCCGGCATGGTCAAGACCGACGAGTTCGCCACGACCCGCTTCCGCGGCGACACCGACAAGGCGGCCAAGGTCTACGCGGGCGTCGCCGAACCCCTCACCGCGGACGACGTGGCCGACACCATCACCTGGGCCTGCACCCGCCCCCCGCACGTCAACATCGACCTCCTGGTCGTCCGCCCCCGGGCCCAGGCCTCCAACACCAAGGTCCACCGCGAGCTGTAGAACGACGGAAGGGGCCGGTGCACCGCACCGGCCCCATCACTCCCGAAACCCCGAAACCCCCTCGAAGACCCCCGAAGGGAAGACCTCAGCCCTTCACACAGATGACCTGCTTCAGCTTGGCGACGACCTCCACCAGGTCCCGCTGCTGGTCGATCACCTTCTCGATCGACTTGTAGGCACCCGGGATCTCGTCCACGACACCGGAGTCCTTGCGGCACTCCACGCCCCGCGTCTGCTCCTCCAGGTCCTTCGTCGAGAAGCGCCGCTTGGCCGCGCTCCGGCTCATCTTCCGGCCGGCACCGTGCGAGGCCGAGTTGAAGGACGCCGCGTTCCCCAGGCCCTTCACGATGTACGAGCCCGTGCCCATCGAGCCCGGGATGATCCCGAACTCCCCGGACCCGGCCCGGATCGCACCCTTCCGCGTGACCAGCATGTCCATGCCCTCGTACCGCTCCTCCGCCACGTAGTTGTGGTGGCAGGAGATCACCGGCTCGAAGGTCACCTTGGCCTTGCGGAACTCCCGGCGGACGACCTCCTGGAAGAGCGCCATCATGATCGCGCGGTTGTACTTCGCGTACTCCTGCGCCCAGAACAGGTCGTGCCGGTAGGCGGCCATCTGCGGGGTGTCCGCGACGAACACCGCCAGGTCACGGTCGACGAGCCCCTGGTTGTGCGGCAGCTTCTGCGCCTCGCCGATGTGGTACTCGGCGAGCTCCTTGCCGATGTTCCGGGACCCGGAGTGCAGCATGAGCCACACCGCCCCGGACGAGTCGAGGCAGAACTCGATGAAATGGTTTCCCGACCCGAGGGTTCCCATCTGCTGACCCGCACGTTCGCGGCGGAACTTCACCGCGTCCGCGACCCCGTCGAACCGCGACCAGAAGTCGCCCCACCCCGCCGTCGGGAACTGGTACAGCCGCTTCGGGTCCACCGCCTCGCGGTGCAGGCCCCGGCCCACCGGGATCGCCTGCTCGATCTTCGAGCGGAGGCGGGACAGGTCGCCCGGCAGGTCGTTCGCCGTCAGGGACGTCTTGACCGCCGACATCCCGCAGCCGATGTCCACACCGACCGCCGCCGGGCAGACCGCACCCTGCATCGCGATCACCGAACCGACGGTCGCGCCCTTGCCGTAGTGCACGTCCGGCATCACGGCCAGGCCCTTGATCCACGGCAGCGTCGCCACGTTCTGCAACTGCTGCATGGCGCCGCCCTCGACCGACGCGGGGTCGGCCCACATCCTGATCGGTACTTTCGCGCCAGGCACCTCTACGTACGACATACTTCCTCGATTCCCCCGAAAAGCCTGATAACGCAAAAACCGGAGCCAAAGCCCGTACAGGTGACAGCGGACCGGCATCAACGGCTGCGTGTGCGATAGACATTGTGTCCACCGGCCGGGTTCGCGCGGCAAACAGTTTTCGGGAAAGACTTCGGGTGAAGGGAGCCTGGGACCGTGCAGCGAAAGAGGTACGCACCCGGCCGCACCGGGTCCACGGCGCGCACCGCCGTCGCCCTCGCACTCGGCCTCGGCCTGGGGGCCGGCCTCACCGCGTGCTCCGCGGGCGCCCCCGCCGACGACATCGCCGTCGACGCCAAGGCCGGCCAGGCCGCCGCCCCCGTCGCGCCCCCCGGCCGCTACCGCACCCTCTTCGAGCCCTGCGGCGCCGTCGCGCAGGCCACCCTCAAGGACCTGCTCCCGGGCGCCGCCGCGCTGCCCGACGCCGAGCGCGACAAGGCGTACCGGGGCGTCGCGGCCGTCACGTACGACACCGACCGGCGCGTCGGCTGCACGTGGAAGGCCGACACCCCGGACACCTCGCACCGGCTGTCCCTCGACATCGAGCGGGTGGTCTCGTACGACGCGGCGGTGAGCGACGACGACCGGGCGCAGGAGGTGTACGTCCGCAAGCAGCTCGCGGCGGGCATCCCGGTGCCGCCCACGACCCCGCCCTCGCCCACGACCCCGCCCTCGCCGACCGGGACGCCGACGGGGACCCCCTCGGCCGCGGGCAAGCCGGCCTCGGGCGCCACGACCACCGCCCCGTCGGGCAAGCCGTCGACGGGCACCCCCACCACCGACGCCCCCTCCACCGGCGCCCCCTCCACCGGCCCCACCTCGACCGGTCTCGAGCCCCGTGTCCTCGACGGTCTCGGGGACGTCGCGTACGTCGACGACATCCTCAGTACGGCCGGTGCGAACAGCCATCAGCGGGCCGTGAGCGTGGTGTTCCGCACATCGAACGTGATCGTGACGGTCTCGTACCAGGAGCAGACGACGGGGTCCGCCGAGGCTCCCGACAGTGCGGAACTGCAGGAAAAGGCCCGGAATCTGGCCCGGCAGCTCGCCGATCGGCTGGAGGAGTAGCGGTTCGCCTCCGCTCCGTGAGCGGATGGCGACCACGTAACGTGTCGGCGTACCTGTGGCCGTGCCGTACGACAAGCGACTGAAGGAACCATGCAGCGATCAGCTCAGCGAACGCGACTCACCCGCATACTCGCCTGCGCCGCCGTCCCGGTGATGCTCGTCGCCGCGGGCTGTTCTTCGGACTCCGGCGACTCCGGCGGCTCCGGCAAGGCGGAGGGGCAGGGCAACGCGTCCGCGTCGGCGTCCGTGACGCCCTCGCCGTCGCAGTCGACGAAGACGGTCGAGCCGGCGAAGTTCGCGAAGCTGCCCGAGGTGTGCAAGTCGATCTCGTCGAAGACGACGGCGTCGCTGGTGCCCAAGGCGAAGACGAAGAACGGGACGCCGGCGGCCTCCAGCGACCTGGCCAGCCGCGGTGGCTGCTCGTGGAACGGCCTTGAGGACAAGGGCGTGGAGGGCTCGCAGTACCGCTGGCTGGACGTGTCGTTCTACCGGTACGAATCCGATGCGGCGCTGGGCAGCGGTCAGGAGCGTGCGCAGGAGAACCTGGCGAAGGAGCTGGCCAAGGTCCAGCAGACGCCGGGTGCGAAGAAGCTGCGGACGGTCGAGGCCACGGGCATCGGCGACGAGGCGAAGACGGTCACGTACCAGCTGCGGAAGACGGACGAGGACTTCGTGTACACGTCGATCGTGGCGCGTACGGGCAATGTGCTGGTGCTGCTGTCGTACAACGGTGCCGGTTACGCGGGCGCCGACACCCCCTCGGAGAAGACCGTGACGAACGGTGCGATCAAGGCAGCCAAGGAGGCCGTCGCGGCGGTCGCCACGGCCAACAAGTAGTCACAACCCGGCGCGGAATGGCATATTCGCACGGAGCCCGTCCCTCCCCCGAGGGTCGGGCTCCGTGCGCATGTGCCAGTCTGTGCGCGCCGGATGTCGAATGACGAGAGGGGATCGCGGGTGGCCGCGATGCAGCTGAATCGCACACACCGAATACTCATCGGCCTCGTCATCGGCGGTGCGCTGATCATCGCGGGGATCGGTTTCGCGGGTTCGTACGCCGCCGTGCGCGAGCTCGCCCTCCAAAAGGGTTTCGGTACCTTCTCGTACTTCTTCCCGATCGGCATCGACGCGGGCATCTGTGTGCTGCTCGCGCTGGATCTGCTGCTGACCTGGCTGCGGATCCCGTTCCCGCTGCTGCGTCAGACGGCGTGGGTGCTGACGGCGGCGACGATCGCGTTCAACGGTGCGGCGGCGTGGCCCGACCCGCTGGGTGTCGGGATGCACGCGGTGATCCCGGTGCTGTTCGTGGTGGCCGTGGAGGCCGCGCGGCACGCCGTGGGCCGGATCGCGGACATCACGGCGGACAAGCACATGGAGGGCGTCCGGATCACCCGCTGGCTGCTGTCGCCGGTGCCGACGTTCCGGCTGTGGCGGCGGATGAAGCTGTGGGAGCTGCGTTCGTACGAGCAGGTCATCAAGCTGGAGCAGGAACGTCTGATCTACCAGGCCCGGCTGCAGGCGCGCTTCGGGCGGGGCTGGCGGCGCAAGGCTCCGGTGGAGGCGCTGATGCCGCTGCGGCTGGCGCGGTACGGGGTTCCGCTGGCGGAGACGGCCCCGGCGGGTCTGGCGGCGGCGGGCATCGACCCGGCCGTACTCCCTCCGGAGCCGCAGGCGCAGCAGCAGCCGATGGCGGTCGCGCAGGCCCAGCCGGCGGCGCTGCCGGCGCAGGCGCAGGTCCCGGCGCAGACGCAGGTTCCGGTTCCGGCCCAGGGGCAGGCCCCGGGGCAGGCTCCGGTGGGGCCGGTGAATCACGAGAGCCCGTGGTTCGACGCCTCGCAGGTCTCCCCGGAGTCGTACGAGGGCACGTACAACCCGCAGATCGTGGAGGGCCTGGAGCCCATGCCGGTCCCGGTGCCGCAGGGGCCGGAGGACGTCCCTCCGGCGGGCCCGGAGGAGTTCGTGGAGTACCCGGAGTACGTGGAGCAGCCGGAGCCGCGGAACGACGAGTTCGAGGACGTCGTCTACAAGGTCATGGGTTCGTACGTGATCGAGCACGACGAGTTCCCGGCCGAGGCCGAGCTGGCGCGTCTGGTGGCCGAGCAGTACGGCCTCCCGGAGTTCCCCGAGACCGAGCTCGACCTGCTGCGGCAGGCGGTGCCGGCCGCGCAGGAGCGGGTCCAGCAGGCGAGGGCCGAGATGGACACCCCGTAGGAAGACGCATGTGAAAGGGCCGCCACCCGGATCCGGGTGGCGGCCCTTTCACATGCTCAGGTCACACGCTCAGGCGCCGAGCAGCTTCCGCACCCGCTCCGCACCCACCGCGAGCAGCAGCGTCGGCAGGCGCGGGCCCGTCTCGCGGCTGACGAGGAGCTTGTAGAGCAGGGCGAAGAAGGCGCGCTGGGCGAGCTTCAGCTCGGGCGTCGGCTTCGCCTCGGGGTCGAGGCCGGCCATGACCTTCGGGACGCCGTAGACGAGGGTGGTGAGCCCGTCGAGCGACCAGTGGGTGTCGAGGCCCTCCAGGAGGAGGCGGAGCGACTCGCGGCCCTCGTCGTCCAGGGAGCCGAGGAGCTCGGTGTCGGGCTCGTCGCGGACGATGGTGCGCTGGTCGGCCGGGACCTGGTTGGTGATCCAGTTCTCGGCGCGGTCGAGGCGCGGGCGGACCTCGTCGAGGGAGGTCACCGGGTTCTCGGGGTCGAGCTCGGCGAGGATCCGCAGGGTCTGCTCGTCGTGTCCGGCCGTGATGTCCATGACCGAGGCGAGCGTGCGGTACGGGAGCGGGCGCGGGGTGCGCGGCAGCTCGCCGGCGGCGGTGCGGGCGGCACGGGAGTACGCCGCCGCGTCCGCAGGCAGGGCGGAGCCGTCGGCGACCTTGGCCTCCAGCTTGTCCCACTCGTCGTACAGCCGCTGGATCTCCTGGTCGAAGGCGATCTTGAAGGACTGGTTGGGCCTGCGGCGGGCGTAGAGCCAGCGCAGGAGCTGGGGCTCCATGATCTTCAGGGCGTCGGCCGCGGTGGGCACGCCGCCCTTCGAGGAGGACATCTTGGCCATGCCGCTGATGCCGACGAAGGCGTACATGGGGCCGATGGGCTGGACGCCGTCGAAGATGCGGACGATCTGGCCGCCGACCTGGAACGAGGAGCCGGGCGAGGAGTGGTCGACACCGGAGGGCTCGAAGATGACGCCCTCGTAGGCCCAGCGCATGGGCCAGTCGACCTTCCAGACCAGCTTGCCGCGGTTGAACTCGCTGAGCTTGACGGTCTCGGCGAAGCCGCAGCTGGTGCAGGTGTAGGCGAGCTCGGTGGTCTCGTCGTCGTACGAGGTGACGGTCGTCAGGTCCTTCTCGCACCGGCCGCAGTAGGGCTTGTACGGGAAGTAGCCGGAGGCGCCGCCGGAGCCGTCGTCCTCGGCGGCGGCGCCGGAGCCCTCCTCGGCCTCCAGCTCGGCCTCGTCGACGGGCTTCTGGGACTGCTTCTTCGGGGCCTTCTTCGTCCGGTACTGGTCGAGGATGGCGTCGATGTCGCCGCGGTGCTTCATCGCGTGCAGGATCTGCTCGCGGTACGTACCGGCGGTGTACTGCTCGGTCTGGCTGATCGGGTCGTACTCGACGCCCAGCTCGGCCAGCGACTCGACCATGGCGGCCTTGAAGTGCTCGGCCCAGTTGGGGTGGGGCGAGCCGGCGGGGGCCGGGACCGAGGTCAGCGGCTTGCCGATGTGCTCGGCCCAGGACGCGTCGATGCCCTCGATGCCGTTCGGCACCTTGCGGTAGCGGTCGTAGTCGTCCCAGGAGATGAGGTGCCGGACCTCGTACCCGCGGCGGCGGATCTCGTCGGCGACCAGGTGCGGGGTCATGACCTCGCGGAGGTTGCCGAGGTGGATCGGGCCGGACGGGGAGAGGCCGGAGGCGACGACGACCGGTTTGCCAGGCGCACGTCGCTCCGACTCGGCGATGACCTCGTCCGCGAAACGGGAGACCCAGTCGGTCTCGGTGCTGCTCTGAGCCACGGTCGGTACGTCCTTCTTCCTGAGGGGTTCTGCCTGTCAGCCCTACGAGGACCATTCTCCCAGACGGAACGACACTCTCCGAGGTTGTCCACAGGCGGGGAAATCACGTTGCGCTCCCGTGGGACACTTGACAAGCGAATTAGACCTGACGGACTCAACAGGAACGGAAGCTCATGGCCTCGGTCCCTTCCCTCGCTTCGACCGTGCAGCAGCGCCTCGCGGACGGCCTCTCGGCGGCTCTGCCGGACGCCGCGTCCGCCGACCCGCTGCTGCGACGAAGCGACCGGGCCGACTTCCAGGCCAACGGCATCCTGGCGCTGGCCAAGCAGCTCAAGGGCAATCCGCGTGAGCTGGCGACGAAGGTCGTCGAGGCGATCCCGGCCAACGACGTGCTGAAGGAGATCGAGGTCTCGGGCCCCGGCTTCCTGAACATCACGGTGACGGACTCGGCGATCATCGAGACCCTCGCGGCCCGTGCGGCGGACGCGCGTCTCGGCGTGCCGTTCAACGAGTCGGCGGGCACGACGGTCATCGACTACGCGCAGCCGAACGTGGCGAAGGAGATGCACGTCGGCCACCTGCGGTCGGCCGTGATCGGCGCGGCGATGGTCGAGATCCTGGAGTTCACCGGCGAGACGGTGGTCCGGCGCCACCACATCGGCGACTGGGGCACCCAGTTCGGCATGCTCATCCAGTTCCTGATCGAGCACCCGCACGAGCTGGACCACTCCTCGGAGGCGGAGGTCTCCGGCGAGGAGGCCATGTCGAACCTGAACCGGCTGTACAAGGCCTCGCGGGCCCTGTTCGACTCCGACGAGGAGTTCAAGACGCGGGCGCGTGCCCGGGTCGTGGACCTCCAGGCGGGCGACGAGGAGACCCTGGCCCTCTGGCAGCGGTTCGTCGACGAGTCGAAGATCTACTTCTACTCGGTCTTCGACAAGCTGGACATGGACATCCGGGACGGCGACGTCGTCGGCGAGTCCGGGTACAACGACATGCTGCAGGAGACCTGCCGGATCCTGGAGGAGTCGGGCGTCGCGGTCCGCTCCGAGGGTGCGCTGTGCGTGTTCTTCGACGACGTGAAGGGCCCGGACGGCAACCCGGTGCCGCTGATCGTCCAGAAGTCCGACGGCGGCTTCGGGTACGCGGCGACGGACCTGTCCGCGATCCGCGACCGGGTGCAGAACCTGAAGGCGACCTCCCTGCTGTACGTGGTGGACGCCCGCCAGTCGCTGCACTTCAAGATGGTCTTCGAGACGGCCCGCCGGGCCGGCTGGCTGAACGACGAGGTGAAGGCGTTCCAGCTGGCGTTCGGCACGGTCCTCGGCAAGGACGGCAAGCCGTTCAAGACCCGTGAGGGCGAGACGGTCCGCCTCGTGGACCTCCTCGACGAGGCGATCGGCCGGGCGACCGAGGTCGTGCGCGAGAAGAACAACGACAAGATCGCCCTCACCGAGCAGGAGATCGTCGAGAACGGCGCGCAGATCGGCATCGGCGCGGTGAAGTACGCCGACCTGTCGACCTCCGCCGTGCGCGACTACAAGTTCGACCTGGACCAGATGGTGTCGCTGAACGGCGACACGTCGGTGTACATCCAGTACGCGTACGCGCGTATCCAGTCGATCAAGCGGAACGCCGGCGACGCCGTGCCGACGGCCCACCCGGAGCTGGAGCTGGCCCCGGCCGAGCGCGCGCTCGGCCTGCACCTGGACCAGTTCGGCGCCGCGGTCGCCGAGGTGGCGGAGGAGTACGCGCCGCACAAGCTGGCCGCGTACCTCTACCAGCTGGCCTCTCACCTGACCGCGTTCTACGACCAGTGCCCGGTCCTGAAGGCGGACACGCAGGAGCAGAAGGAAAACCGGCTGTTCCTGATCGACCTGACGGCCCGCACGCTGCACCAGGGCATGGCGCTGCTGGGCATCCGGACGCCCGAGCGCCTCTGAGGCACCGGAGGCGAGGCCCCCGTCACGACTGCGTGCCGGGGGCTTCGCCGTACCGGATCACCGGATGGGGTGCGAGGTCCGGCCGGAGACCTCGTCGATCTCCGTGTGAGCCTTCTGGAGGAGCTGCGAGGCGAGGTCCATCAGGGCGCGGGCGCCCGCGATCTCCTCGCCCACCCGAAGCTGGTCCGGGTCGGAGGGGTGCCGGTTCGCGGTGCCGTGGGCCCGGAACTCGGTGCCGTCGCTGAGCCGGACCATGGCCGCGGCCCGCGTCCGGTCACCTTCCTCCTGGAACTCCATCTCCACATGCCATCCGACAAGCGTGTGCATCATGAGGACCACCTCCACCGAGGTACCTGTCGGCTACTTCTCCAGGGTGCGCTGCGGAGTGCTGCCCCACCACTCGTTGTCAGTGGCGCCCCGTACGTCAGGACCTAGCCGCGCAGGCTCTGGGCGGCCTCGGTGGCCCAGTAGGTGAGGATCATCTGCGCGCCGGCACGGCGGATGCCGGTGAGGGTCTCCATGATCGCCTTGTCCCGGTCGATCCAGCCCCTCTCGGCGGCGGCCTCGACCATCGAGTACTCACCACTGATCTGGTAGGCGGCGACGGGCACGTCGACGGACGCGGCAACCTTCGCGAGCACATCGAGGTACGGGCCGGCCGGCTTGACCATGACCATGTCGGCGCCCTCCTCCAGGTCGAGCGCCAGCTCGCGCATGGACTCGCGGAGGTTGGCGGGGTCCTGCTGGTAGGTCTTGCGGTCGCCCTTGAGGGAGGAGCCGACGGCCTCGCGGAAGGGGCCGTAGAAGGCGGAGGAGTACTTCGCGGTGTACGCGAGGATCGCCACGTCCTCCTTGCCGATGGTGTCCAGGGCGTCGCGGACGACCCCGACCTGGCCGTCCATCATCCCGGAGGGGCCCACGACGTGGACGCCGGCGTCGGCCTGGACCTGCGCCATCTCGGCGTAGCGCTCCAGGGTGGCGTCGTTGTCGACGCGGCCGTCGGCGTCCAGGACGCCGCAGTGGCCGTGGTCGGTGAACTCGTCGAGGCACAGGTCGGACATGATGATGAGCTCGTCGC
The DNA window shown above is from Streptomyces vietnamensis and carries:
- a CDS encoding TetR/AcrR family transcriptional regulator, coding for MTTVRRSDATRAAILEAARERFASDGYERATIRAIARDAGIDPSMVMRYYGNKEGLFAAASEIEIGLPELGALPAQHIGAVLVTHFLESWERDEVLTAMLRVGVTNEAGAARMQEIFAQQIGPVARGVCPDPAEAPRRAMLASSQILGMALARYVLRLPPAVEMSTEEVVAWLGPTVQRYLTAETP
- a CDS encoding FAD-dependent oxidoreductase, with the translated sequence MSTTNTDVLVVGAGPTGLLLAGDLATAGIDVTLVERRPHGLGNMTRAFGVHARTLEQLDARGLADELLATGTTLTTARLFGRLDLDLTRLPTRFNHLLVTPQYEVERLLERRAVDAGVTFRYGTELRGLRQDAEGVTAELTDPEGTPLTLRARYLVGTDGHRSSVRTALGLPFPGHSVIRSIVLADVRLAEEPADVFSVNGSGDTFAFLAPFGDGWYRVMGWTRTRQVADSEPVDLDEIREIARKALGTDYGMHDPRWISRFHSDERQAPAYRVGRAFLAGDAAHVHSPAGGQGMNTGLQDAANLSWKLTAALRGTAPDPEALLDSYQSERHPVGAMVLRSSGAIVRLAMAHTPLTRATRSLAAHLVNAIPPASARAMGMLSGIDIAYAPAPGTGRPSGRRAPDARLREGRLYELLRQGEFVLIAPGGPAPALPSTAPVTAKHLIRATWTDPAKRTAVLVRPDGYVHWTSN
- a CDS encoding YnfA family protein; translation: MLIARSIALFLLAALFEIGGAWLVWQGVREHRGWIWIGAGVIALGIYGFVATLQPDAEFGRVLAAYGGVFVAGSLAWGMVADGYRPDRWDVVGALICLAGMAVIMYVPRGR
- a CDS encoding SDR family NAD(P)-dependent oxidoreductase; protein product: MTAAGTPIAVITGASSGIGAATARQLAAAGYRVVLTARRKDRIEALAAEINDAGHQATAYALDVTDRAAVDEFATAFRTLAVLVNNAGGALGADPVATGDPEDWRRMYEVNVLGTLHMTQALLPALTASGDGTVVVLSSTAGHSTYEGGAGYVAAKNGARVLAETLRLEIVGTPVRVIEIAPGMVKTDEFATTRFRGDTDKAAKVYAGVAEPLTADDVADTITWACTRPPHVNIDLLVVRPRAQASNTKVHREL
- a CDS encoding RtcB family protein yields the protein MSYVEVPGAKVPIRMWADPASVEGGAMQQLQNVATLPWIKGLAVMPDVHYGKGATVGSVIAMQGAVCPAAVGVDIGCGMSAVKTSLTANDLPGDLSRLRSKIEQAIPVGRGLHREAVDPKRLYQFPTAGWGDFWSRFDGVADAVKFRRERAGQQMGTLGSGNHFIEFCLDSSGAVWLMLHSGSRNIGKELAEYHIGEAQKLPHNQGLVDRDLAVFVADTPQMAAYRHDLFWAQEYAKYNRAIMMALFQEVVRREFRKAKVTFEPVISCHHNYVAEERYEGMDMLVTRKGAIRAGSGEFGIIPGSMGTGSYIVKGLGNAASFNSASHGAGRKMSRSAAKRRFSTKDLEEQTRGVECRKDSGVVDEIPGAYKSIEKVIDQQRDLVEVVAKLKQVICVKG
- a CDS encoding DUF2637 domain-containing protein translates to MAAMQLNRTHRILIGLVIGGALIIAGIGFAGSYAAVRELALQKGFGTFSYFFPIGIDAGICVLLALDLLLTWLRIPFPLLRQTAWVLTAATIAFNGAAAWPDPLGVGMHAVIPVLFVVAVEAARHAVGRIADITADKHMEGVRITRWLLSPVPTFRLWRRMKLWELRSYEQVIKLEQERLIYQARLQARFGRGWRRKAPVEALMPLRLARYGVPLAETAPAGLAAAGIDPAVLPPEPQAQQQPMAVAQAQPAALPAQAQVPAQTQVPVPAQGQAPGQAPVGPVNHESPWFDASQVSPESYEGTYNPQIVEGLEPMPVPVPQGPEDVPPAGPEEFVEYPEYVEQPEPRNDEFEDVVYKVMGSYVIEHDEFPAEAELARLVAEQYGLPEFPETELDLLRQAVPAAQERVQQARAEMDTP
- the lysS gene encoding lysine--tRNA ligase, whose protein sequence is MAQSSTETDWVSRFADEVIAESERRAPGKPVVVASGLSPSGPIHLGNLREVMTPHLVADEIRRRGYEVRHLISWDDYDRYRKVPNGIEGIDASWAEHIGKPLTSVPAPAGSPHPNWAEHFKAAMVESLAELGVEYDPISQTEQYTAGTYREQILHAMKHRGDIDAILDQYRTKKAPKKQSQKPVDEAELEAEEGSGAAAEDDGSGGASGYFPYKPYCGRCEKDLTTVTSYDDETTELAYTCTSCGFAETVKLSEFNRGKLVWKVDWPMRWAYEGVIFEPSGVDHSSPGSSFQVGGQIVRIFDGVQPIGPMYAFVGISGMAKMSSSKGGVPTAADALKIMEPQLLRWLYARRRPNQSFKIAFDQEIQRLYDEWDKLEAKVADGSALPADAAAYSRAARTAAGELPRTPRPLPYRTLASVMDITAGHDEQTLRILAELDPENPVTSLDEVRPRLDRAENWITNQVPADQRTIVRDEPDTELLGSLDDEGRESLRLLLEGLDTHWSLDGLTTLVYGVPKVMAGLDPEAKPTPELKLAQRAFFALLYKLLVSRETGPRLPTLLLAVGAERVRKLLGA